From the genome of Candidatus Cloacimonadota bacterium, one region includes:
- a CDS encoding DUF3332 family protein yields MRKVIKLVSMLVVTVMLLSIISGCFGSFNLTRKLYKWNEDVGDKWTNTAVLWVFMIIPVYEVCGFIDFAILNTVEFWTGENPLEMTHSDKEIKTIEVNGKIYNVITTMNRYNIKLVNTEDAGKSISLVFKPETKTWEMITEDDVITVVELGNKIKF; encoded by the coding sequence ATGCGAAAAGTAATCAAATTAGTCTCAATGTTGGTGGTCACTGTTATGTTATTATCAATCATCAGCGGATGTTTTGGTAGTTTCAATTTAACAAGGAAGCTGTACAAATGGAATGAAGATGTTGGTGATAAGTGGACTAATACTGCTGTTTTATGGGTTTTTATGATAATTCCGGTTTATGAAGTTTGCGGATTCATCGATTTTGCGATTTTAAATACAGTCGAATTCTGGACTGGTGAAAATCCATTGGAAATGACTCATTCCGACAAAGAAATTAAAACAATCGAGGTAAATGGAAAGATCTATAATGTAATTACAACTATGAATAGATATAATATTAAACTCGTGAATACTGAAGATGCAGGAAAATCTATTTCGTTAGTATTCAAACCGGAAACAAAAACCTGGGAAATGATCACTGAAGATGATGTCATTACCGTAGTAGAACTGGGAAATAAAATTAAATTCTGA
- a CDS encoding 2,3-diphosphoglycerate-dependent phosphoglycerate mutase, with product MYKIVLLRHGESVWNKANRFTGWTDVELSEKGIREAHEAGKILKEEGYTFDLAFNSVLKRAIQTLWITLEEMDLMWIPIYNHWRLNERHYGALQGLNKAETAKKYGEEQVLIWRRSYATPPPLLTPDDERFPGFEEKYKNLTKDELPLGECLKDTVERVLPYWHETIVPTIKTGKKIIISAHGNSLRALVKYLDNMSEEAILKLNIPTGVPLVYELDKNIKPIKHYYLGDSEAIQKAMASVAAQGKVK from the coding sequence ATGTACAAAATTGTTTTATTGCGACACGGTGAAAGTGTCTGGAACAAAGCCAATCGCTTTACAGGCTGGACAGATGTTGAACTTTCTGAAAAGGGAATAAGGGAAGCACACGAAGCTGGCAAGATACTGAAAGAAGAAGGATACACTTTTGATCTTGCTTTTAATTCTGTCCTGAAAAGAGCGATCCAGACTCTCTGGATAACTCTTGAGGAAATGGACTTGATGTGGATCCCTATCTATAATCACTGGCGTCTAAATGAAAGACACTATGGTGCTTTACAGGGTTTGAACAAAGCGGAAACAGCTAAAAAATATGGAGAAGAACAAGTCCTTATCTGGAGAAGAAGTTATGCCACTCCTCCCCCGCTTCTGACACCCGATGATGAGCGTTTTCCCGGTTTTGAGGAAAAGTATAAAAATCTGACCAAAGATGAACTTCCGTTAGGAGAATGTTTAAAAGATACAGTTGAGAGAGTTCTCCCCTACTGGCATGAAACAATTGTTCCGACTATAAAAACAGGAAAAAAGATCATCATTTCTGCTCATGGAAACAGCTTACGGGCTTTAGTTAAATATCTCGATAATATGAGCGAAGAAGCAATTCTAAAACTGAATATACCTACCGGAGTTCCGTTGGTTTATGAATTGGATAAAAATATCAAACCAATAAAACATTATTATCTCGGAGATTCGGAAGCAATTCAAAAAGCAATGGCTTCAGTTGCTGCTCAAGGAAAAGTGAAGTAG